The genomic window GCATGGTGCCATTGTAAGCGTTGAGAAGCGCCGCGTCTGCCGCGCGCCGGCAGGGTGGCGGCTGAATATTGGCCTACGCAGGTTATCCGGGTGTCATCGCCGCGTGAGGTGGATCGTTATGCTGCTCTGTCACGTGTTACTGAAATGGAAACCCTCCATGAAACGTCTTGTCTGGCTGAGCTTGTTGCTACTGCTGCTGGTTCCGGCGCTTGCGAGCGCCAAGCATGATCATGGCGATGGCTTGGTCGATACCACGGTCATGATCATCCGCCACGCGGAAAAACCGGAAAGCGGCCCCGGCCTGACGCCGGAAGGCGAGGCGCGAGCACAGGCTTACGTCAGCTATTTCGAGCATTTCAATGTGAACGGCGCATCGATGGTGCCCAATGCGCTCTATGCCTCGGCGGATTCCAAATCCAGCATGCGCCCACGCCTCACCATCACGCCGTTGAGTCAGGCTCTGGGCTTGCCCCTCGACACCCGTTTTGCGGATAAGCAGACCAAGGAGATGGCGGACGCGCTGCGCAACGAAGCGCACGGCAATCATGTGTTGATCGCTTGGCACCACGGCGAGATCCCCAAGTTGATTCATGACCTGGGCGGTGATTCGTCGGCATTGATTCCGGGCGACAAGTGGCCGTCGGACGTGTTCGGCTGGGTGGTCGTGCTGCAGTATGACCACAAGGGAAAACTGGTTGCCTCGCAGGTGATCCACGAGCATTTGATGCCGGATGATCAGTGAAGTACGAAGCGGGATGAGTTGGGTTACGCGCGAACCCAACGACGAAAGCGGTTGATTCGGCGAACGCTTACCGCGTCTTCAGCACATCCCCTGGCTGAAACTGCCAGGTGCGCGTGATGTAGAGAATATCCACCTTTTCTTTGCTATCCGGTGGTAGCGGCGGGAAAGGCGCGCACAGTTTGACGATGGCTTCGGCAGCTTTGTCGATGACCTGCTGTCCAGAACTCTGTGTGATATCGATGCTGCGCACCGTGCCGTCGCGATTGAGGCCGACGGTAAGAATCACGTCGCCATGCAGATGTTGTTCGCGTGCCTGCTCAGGGTAATTGAGGTTGCCAACGCGTTCGATGCGGTCGACCCAGCCGCGCATATAGGCCGCATAGGCGTATTCCTTGGTGCTGGCCGAGATGAATTTCTTGTGCGGACGTTTGGCGTAAGCCTGGCTTTGGTCGCGCACTTCAGCGGCAAGCTGTGCGGCTTCCTGTTCAATGCGCGCCTCGTCGGCATTGGCGGCAGTATCACGCTCGTCCTTGGCGGTATCGCTGTTGACGCTGTAATCGGTGCTGCCGCTGGTGGTGACGATGCGCTGGTCAGTGGCCTGCTGTTGCGTCGGGGTGGCGGCATCCACGTGTTGTGGGGCGGTCCCCAGATCGGGCGTGGGGAGCAAGCCGGAGAATGGCTGCGAGGGGCGAGCGGATTTGTCGCTATCGCCTCCGCCCTTGTTATTCGCCTGGCCGAGGAAATCGGCCTTGTCGGGCGCTTCATTGTTGGCCACGTTGACCAAGGTCACGTCCAGCGTGGGCAGGGCAGGTCGCGTGGCGACGTAGGTCACCCCGATGCCGAACAGCAGCAGGCCATGAACCAGCAGCGAAAAGATGAAGGTGGCCCCGATCTTGTTATCGCCGGGACGGCGGGCAACGGCATTCACGCAGCAGAGTTCTCGATCGCGTCGAACAGCAATCCGGCAATATTAAGCCCGAACTGCTTGTCCAGTTCGCGCACGCAGGTCGGCGATGTGACGTTGATCTCGGTCAGGTAGTCGCCGATCACGTCCAGGCCCGCGAAGCGCAGGCCTCGGCGGCGCAGGTCGGGTGCGACCTCGGCAGCGATCCAGCGGTCGCGGTCGCTGAGCGGCACGCCTTCGCCGCGTCCGCCTGCAGCGAGGTTGCCGCGGAATTCATCGCCTTGCGGGATGCGCGCCAAGGCGTACGGCACCGGCTCGCCGTCGATCAGCAGGATGCGCTTGTCGCCGGCGCTGATCTGCGGAATGAACTTCTGTGCGATGGCGAACTGGCGGCCTTCACCATGCGAATTGCCGCCGATCAGCGTCTCCAGCATCGAGTTCAGGTTCTTGTCGCCCGCCTTGACCCGGAAGATGCCGCGTCCGCCCATGCCATCCAGCGGCTTGAGCACTGCATCGCCATGCTCGGCTACAAACCGGCGCAGCTCGGCGGGCTCGCGGGCGACCAGGGTAGGCGCCATGCATTGGGGAAAATGCGTGGCGAACAGTTTCTCGTTGCAATCGCGCAGCGCCTGCGGATTGTTGATGACTTGCACGCCGGCTCGCTGCGCGGCTTCCAGCACCATGGTGTCGTAGATGAACTGGGCGTCGACCGGTGGATCCTTGCGCATCAACACGGTGTTGAGTTCGCGCATATCGGTCCAGCGAGCGTCACCCAGGGTGAACCAGCCGGATGGATCGTCCTTCACGGTCAGCGGGCGCAGACGGGCCCAGGCGGTGCCGTCACGCAGGGCCAGGTCGCCCTGTTCCATGTAATAGAGCTGGTGGCCGCGGCGGCTGGCTTCCAGCAGCATGGCGAAGGTGGTGTCCTTGACGATCTTGATGGCGCTGATGGGGTCCATCAGGACGGCGACCGAGTGGGGCATGGGGATTCCGGCAACCAGGGGAGGAACGTGAATGGTCGCCGAGGTGGTCCGCGCGCGGCAAGGCGGCTTGCTCAGTCCCGTACAAGACAGAGGAGGGGTGACGGGGAAGTCCGCGGCAATGCGGCAAGCACCAGCAACCCCGACCCGGCCTTCCCGTGCCAGGCAAGGAAGGAAAGCATGTTCTTTGCATGGCTCAAGATTTGACGGTGATCAAGATCACGTTTGTGAAGATCGAGGAAACTAGAGGGGTAGGGGCTAACGTCGGCTGCCATAAGTGATTTTTCCTTGACGGAAGACCGTGCAGGCAGTAAACAGCAACGACGGAGCGCCCTGACGAAGAGCAGGCGCCTAGCTAAATGTTCTGCAGGATTTTTCATCTGCATCAGGGGGCGATCCTTGGTCGCCTACCGGGTGTCGTACCTGAGCCTGGGGCAGGCCGCAGGGGGGTTAAGTGAACTTGAACGTAGGTACGAACGGCTTGGCCGGTCTGAAGGTCATGGTTATTGATGACTCCAAGACCATCCGCCGCACGGCGGAAACCTTGCTTAAGAAGGAAGGCTGCGACGTGCTCACCGCCGTCGACGGCTTCGAAGCGCTGGCCAAGATCTCCGACCAGAAACCGTCGATCATCTTCGTGGACATCATGATGCCGCGACTCGACGGTTATCAGACGTGCGCGCTGATCAAGAACAATCCGCAATTCCGAGCGACGCCAGTGATCATGCTGAGCTCGAAAGACGGTTTGTTCGATAAGGCGCGTGGTCGCATTGTCGGCGCCGAGCAATATCTCACCAAGCCGTTCACGCGCGATGAACTGCTGGGCGCCATCCACCGCCATGTCACTACGGTTTAAGGCCGGTGAAGAGCTCTAAAGGGGGAGCTGTGGCAAACATTCTTATCATCGACGATTCGCCGACCGACGTGCGCGTGTTCACCACGATGCTCGAGCGTGCGGGGCACCGGGTCGATGCCGTCAACAATGCCGAGGACGGCATCGAGCGCGTGCGCGGCACGCGGCCCGATATCGTCATCATGGACGTCATCATGCCGGGCATAAACGGTTTCCAGGCCACGCGTACCTTGACGCGCGACCCGGAAACCTCGGGCGTGCCGATTGTGATCATCACCACCAAGTCGATGGAAACCGACCGGGTGTGGGGCATGCGCCAGGGAGCCAAAGCGTTTATCACCAAACCGGTGAACGAAAAGGAACTCCTGGCCTGCATCGACGAACTGCTGCAGAAGGCGGCCTGAGGTGAGCATGAGCGCGAGCATCGCCGAGCAGCCCCAGTCGCCCTTCGAGATCCTCGCCCGCTACGAGCGGCTGTCGTTGGCGCACGCGTCCGGCACGCAGGAGCGTTTCGAGGCGCCGGGCCTGTGGCGTGGCATCGGTTATCGCGCCGGCAGTCATCTGTTCGTCAGCGGTATCGAAGAGATTAACGAGCTGCTGGCGGTGCCGACGCTTACCCCCGTGCCCGGCACCAAGCCGTGGCTGCTGGGCGTGGCGAACGTGCGCGGCAACCTGATGCCGGTGATCGACCTGGCGCGTTTCCTGTTCAGTGAGCGCACGCTGCATTCGGAGCGAACGCGTTTGCTGGTGGTGCGCCAGGGCAATGGCAACGTGGCGCTGATGGTGGACGAAGTGTTCGGCCAGCGCACCGTGGACGCGGAACAACGCCGCGGCGCGGAGCCGGAAGAAGATCCGCGCTTGGCTCGCTTCGTCGACGACCGGGTGGACGTCGACGGGCAGCGACTGGCGTTGTTCAGCATGGGCAGGCTGGTGCGTGCGCCCGATTTTCGACAGGCCGCTGCCTGATGGAATGCGGGGGACCGGTGCCGAGTGTGGCCGGATGAGGAGCGTGGGCTCCGGTTTTTCTTGACCGGCGGGTAGGTGGCCGGTGTGCAGTAACGGATGAGGTGAAGACATGAGCACTACAGGGGGCGTCGGCAAGGAACGGGGATACACCATCCTTATCGTCTTGCTGGTGGTTTCGATCGGCTTCGCGGCCATCGACTTCGTACTACTCAACCTCAAGAACGGCGAAGACCGCCAAGCGATCGCGTTGACCACGCAGATCCAGGTGTTGTCGCAGCAGACGGCCAAGTACGCGCTGGAAGCGTCCGGCGGTAACCCCGACTCGTTCGCCGAGCTGGAGAACGCGCGCGACACCATCGATTCGGCCGTGCAGCGCCTGGTCAACGGCGACACCAAGACCGGCATGAAGCCCTATGCCGACAAGAACACGACTCCGACTGGTCGTTCGGTCAGCAAGCTTGCCGATGCGTGGAAGCAGCTCGACGGCGATATCGGCAGGATTCTTTCCAATAAGGCCACGGTGCTCGATTCCTCGCAGCGCGCCGACGACCTTTCCAAGCAGTTGCCACTGCTCAACTCCAACATGGAGCAGGTGGTCAACATCTTGCAGCAGCGCAAGGGCACCAGCGCCGATGAAATGCTCGGCGCTTCGCGCCAGATGGTGCTGGCCGACCGTATCATTCGCCGTGTGCAGGAGGTGTTGCAGGGTGGCGAATCCGAACAGGCTTCTGCCGATGGCCTCTCACGTGACGCCCAGAACTACGGCGAAGTGCTGAACGGCCTGCTGCAAGGTAACCAGGGTATCGGTGTGCAGCAGATCGGCGACGCCAATGCGCGCAAGATCATGGAGCAGATGCAGGGTGACTGGAACAAGCTCAGCGACCCCGTCGCCAAGCTCGCAGCCGCCGCCAGCAACATCGCCGAAGTGAAGAGCGCCGGCAACCAGGCCTCGCTGGATTCATCCAATGTGCTGTTGCGCGCGAACGACCTGGCCGACCAGATCGGTCAGCTGCCGGTGCGTCGCTTGTTCCCGAACGTTGGCTGGGGTGTGGTCGGCGCGATCGGCGCCGTAGCCTTCGCCATCCTGCTGGTTATCCAGCTCGTCGGCGACCAGCGCCGCCGCTTCCGCGAAAGTACCGAGCTCAACCAGCGTAACCAGGAGGCGATCATGCGCCTGCTGGACGAAATGGGTTCGCTCGCCGAAGGTGACCTGACGGTGAAAACCACCGTGTCCGAGGACATCACGGGCGCCATCGCCGACTCGGTGAACTACGCTATCGACGAATTGCGCACCCTGGTGACGACGATTAACGAAACCTCCGAGCAGGTATCGTCCTCGGCCCAGGAAACGCAGACCACCGCTCGCCACCTGGCCGATGCCGCGCAGAACCAGGCGCATCGCATCAGCACGGCGACCACCGCGATCAACCAGATCGCAAGCTCGATGGACGACGTGTCGAAGAACTCCGCCGAATCGGCCGACGTGGCCGAACGCTCGGTGCAGATCGCCTCGCACGGCGCGGAAGTGGTGCGCGAAACGATTTCCGGCATGGACTCGATTCGCGACCAGATCCAGGAAACATCCAAGCGAATCAAGCGCCTGGGTGAGTCGTCGCAGGAAATCGGCTCCATCGTGGAACTGATTAACGACATTGCCGAGCAAACCAACATCCTCGCCTTGAACGCCGCCATCCAGGCGGCCTCGGCAGGTGAAGCAGGCCGCGGTTTCGCGGTGGTGGCGGACGAAGTGCAGCGCCTCGCGGAACGCTCCGCGAGCGCGACGAAGCGAATCGAAACATTGGTGCAGACGATTCAGTCCGACACCAATGAAGCAGTCAATTCTATGGAGCAGACCACCGCGGAAGTGGTGGCCGGTGCCCGCAAGGCGGAAGACGCGGGCAGTGCGCTAGGTGACATTGAGCGCGTTTCGCACGATCTGTCTGCGCTGATTCAGAACATCTCCGCCGCGGCACGTCAGCAATCCATCGCCGCGACGGATATTTCGCAATCCATGAATGCAATCCAGGAAATCACCTCGCAGACGTCACAAGGCGCAAGCCAAACGGCGGAATCGATTGGTTATCTGGCGCAATTGGCTAGCGATCTGCGCCGTTCGGTGGCGCACTTCAAGCTGCCGGGTTGATATCGGGCCATAACAACGAGGGCAACCTCGACGGTTGCGTGATGCGTCAATAACGCAACCGCTGAGGGGGGCGCATGAGACTTCAAGACCACATCGATTTCACAACCCTGCAATGGGTCAAGCCCGAGCTTGACGAAACGCTTGCGCTCGCGCGCCAGGCGCTGGAGTCCTACGTCGACAACCCCGGCGAGCGCCAAGTCATGCGCTCCTGCGCGGACAACCTCCACCAAGTGCAAGGCACCTTGCGCATGGTCGAGTTGTACGGCGCCGCGATGGTTGCCGAGGAGATGGAAACACTCGCCATCTCGCTGTTGGAAGACCACGTTCGTAATCGCGAGGATGCCTACGCTGCGTTGATGCGCGGCCTGATGCAGTTGCCCGATTACCTGGAGCGTCTCTCCAGCGGTCATCGCGATGTACCGGTGGTGCTGCTGCCGCTGCTCAACGAGCTGCGAGCCAGCCGCGAGCAGGAAGCATTGAGCGAATCGGCGCTGTTCACGCCCAACCTCGACGCACCACTGCCTCCGCAAGCGCCGCCTGCTGCAAATCCTGTCGACGCACAGCGCAACAAGGCCGATATTGGCGAACTGCGCCTGCATTTCCAGCAGCAGATGCTGGCTTGGTTCCGTGGTCAGGGCGCGCAGCATCAGCTGGCCGCCATGCGCAAGACGCTGACCGCCATCACCGCGCGCTGCGAAACCATTCCGGGCCGCCGTCTGTGGTGGATCGCCGCCGGCGTGCTGGAGGGTCTCGATCACGGCATGCTCAAGAATCACGCCGCCGAGGTGCGCCAGCTGATCGGCCGCGTCGACCGCAGCATTCGCCAACTCATCGAGCAGGGCGAGAACAACCTGCAGGGCGGCGATGCCGACGATCTGGCGCGCAAACTGCTCTACATCGTGGCGCAGTCCAAGCAGCGCAGTCCGCAGATGGCGCTGCTGGCCCAGGCCTACAACCTCGACGGTCTGGTGCCGGACGAGGCCGAACTGGAACATGCCCGCGGCTCGATGGCCGGCCACAACCGTGCCTTGCTCGATTCCGTGGCACGCGCGCTGAAGGACGATCTGCTGCGCGTGAAGGAATCACTGGATCTGTTCCTGCGCCAGGCCGATGCCGATCCGTCGCAGTTGGGCGCACAGGCTGAAGTGCTGGAGCGTGTCGGCGATACGCTGGGCATGCTGGCGCTCAATGTGCCGCGCCGGGTGATCAATGAACAGCGGCGCGTGCTGGAAGAAGTCGCCAGCCGCCTGCGCAGTCCTGACGAAGAGTCGTTGCTCGACGTTGCCGGTGCATTGCTTTACGTCGAAGCCTCGCTGGACGATCACATCGAAAGCCTGGGCTCGGAAAGCGCGCCGGCCGACGAACACACGCCTGCCATGCTTCCGCGCAGCGAAGCTCGCCACATCCTCGCCACGTTGATGAACGAGGCCGTCGCCAACACCGGCAAGGTGAAGGGCGGCATCGTGGCCTTCGTGGAATCGGGTTGGCAGCACGAGCAGCTCAATGGCATGCCGGCGTTGATGGACGAAGTGGCCGGCGCCATGCGCATGCTGTCGTCGCCGCGTCCGGCGCAGATCGCCGAAGGCGTTGGCCGCTTTATCGGCAATGAATTGTGTGTCGATCAGCGTGTGCCGAGCAGCGCACAGATGGATCAGCTCGCTGATGCACTGGCTGCTCTGGAGTATTACCTCGAAGCCGCACGCGAGCATCGCGGTGGTCTCGACCACATTCTGGATGTTGCCGAACACAGCCTGGGTGGTCTGGGTTATTGGCCGCCACCGCTGGCCAAGGCCTTGCCGGAGCCGGTCGAAGAAACCCATGCACATACCGAAGCACCTGCGCCGACCTTGAACGAACCGGTCAGCGTGACGCATGGCGAAGACGCCACGGCACTGTTTCTCGGCAGCAGCGAAACACCAGTGCCGCACGCGCACGACGTCACCGGTCTGCATCTGGTCGAGACCGAAAGCCGTACGCATACGCCGGTCGAGAGCGAAGGCGACGACTGGGTCGAGATCGAGGAAGAAGTCGAGGAGCAGGTGGCTTCTGCCGATCCGCTCGCGGCAACTGCAGGCTTCCAGGCCAGCACCGAAGGCATCGACGACGACATCCGTGAAATCTTCCTGGAAGAAATGCAGGAAGAGATCAACAACCTGCGCCAGACGCAGCACGTGTGGATGACGGACCCGGCCCAGATCGCGTCACTGACACCGATCCGCCGTTCGTTCCACACGCTCAAAGGCTCCGGTCGCCTGGTCGGCGCCAGCACGCTGGGTGAATTCGCCTGGCGCGTGGAGAACATGCTCAATCGCGTGCTCGATGGCACCATCCAGCCGCACGAAGGTGTGCAGGCGGTGGTGGGTCACGCCATTGAGGCACTGCCGCAACTGTTGGCGATGCTTAAGGATGGCGTGCTGCCGACTGCACCGCTCAGCGCCATCATGCAAGCCGCCGATCAGTTGGCTGCAGGCGAGCAGGCCAGCGTGAATCAGTTTGTTTCCAGCGACGGCGTCCAAACCGTGCGTCGCGTCGTGCGCCGTCGTGTGCCGCGCACAGAAGCCGCGATCGAGGCGATTCCTGCCGCCACGCACACCGATCATTCCGTGGCTGCGACACAGCCCGTCGAGGAAGTAGCCGCATTCGCTCAAGCGATTCACGAGCCTGTGCTGCCGCCCGTCGATCCGGTATTGCTGGAAATCCTGCGCAGCGAAGTGGCGCAGTATCTGCAGATCATCCGCAATGCGGCGAACTTCGCCGAGGGCGAGCTGCCGGTCGAAGATGGCCTGCTGCGTGCCGTGCACACCTTGCACGGTGCGATCGCGATGGTCGAAATCCCGCTGCTGATGCACTTGCTATCGCCACTGGAGAGCTTGCTCAAGCGCTTGCGCGCAGCGGGTCAACCGCTGTCGATCGAAGGCGTGCGCCTGTTGCGCCAGAGTGCCGATGTGGTCGACGAGGTGATGACACAGTTTGACGTGTCCAATCCGCAGTTGCCGGATGCGTCCGCACTTATCGAGCGTCTGGAACAGCTGCGCGATCACCAGCCCGAGCCGCAAATGGCGCATGTGGTATTCGAGCCGCATCATGTCGAACCGGCAGCGGTCGCACACGAACCTGCGCATCTCGAATTCAACGAGCCGGCTGACGCGGCACACGAAGCGCCGGTCGACGGCGCCGAAACCGCACAAGCGGAAGAAGCCGCCCATCACGATGAGCCGGTGCTCGACGAAAACGAAGCCGAGCTGCTCGCTTTGCTTTCCGCACACGAGCCGGAAGAAGCTGCCGAATCGCTGGATCAGGAAGCGGTCGAGCCGCCAGCGCAACACGAACCCGAGTCCAGCGCGGAAGAGGATGACTTTGCCGCACTGCTTGCCAGCCTCGAGGCGCTGGAGCCGGAGCATCACGCCACAGCGTTGCTGGGCGAAGAAACCACGTCTGTTGAGCATCACCTCGACGTGGAACATCCGGCCGCCAACGAACCGATCGACGACACAGCGATCCACGCGCTGTTGAACGAAACGCCTGCGACTGCGGATGCCGGCAAGGTAGAAGAAACAGCCG from Dyella caseinilytica includes these protein-coding regions:
- a CDS encoding response regulator — its product is MANILIIDDSPTDVRVFTTMLERAGHRVDAVNNAEDGIERVRGTRPDIVIMDVIMPGINGFQATRTLTRDPETSGVPIVIITTKSMETDRVWGMRQGAKAFITKPVNEKELLACIDELLQKAA
- a CDS encoding flagellar basal body-associated protein FliL; this translates as MKRLVWLSLLLLLLVPALASAKHDHGDGLVDTTVMIIRHAEKPESGPGLTPEGEARAQAYVSYFEHFNVNGASMVPNALYASADSKSSMRPRLTITPLSQALGLPLDTRFADKQTKEMADALRNEAHGNHVLIAWHHGEIPKLIHDLGGDSSALIPGDKWPSDVFGWVVVLQYDHKGKLVASQVIHEHLMPDDQ
- a CDS encoding TonB family protein; the encoded protein is MNAVARRPGDNKIGATFIFSLLVHGLLLFGIGVTYVATRPALPTLDVTLVNVANNEAPDKADFLGQANNKGGGDSDKSARPSQPFSGLLPTPDLGTAPQHVDAATPTQQQATDQRIVTTSGSTDYSVNSDTAKDERDTAANADEARIEQEAAQLAAEVRDQSQAYAKRPHKKFISASTKEYAYAAYMRGWVDRIERVGNLNYPEQAREQHLHGDVILTVGLNRDGTVRSIDITQSSGQQVIDKAAEAIVKLCAPFPPLPPDSKEKVDILYITRTWQFQPGDVLKTR
- the pilG gene encoding twitching motility response regulator PilG gives rise to the protein MVIDDSKTIRRTAETLLKKEGCDVLTAVDGFEALAKISDQKPSIIFVDIMMPRLDGYQTCALIKNNPQFRATPVIMLSSKDGLFDKARGRIVGAEQYLTKPFTRDELLGAIHRHVTTV
- a CDS encoding methyl-accepting chemotaxis protein, whose translation is MSTTGGVGKERGYTILIVLLVVSIGFAAIDFVLLNLKNGEDRQAIALTTQIQVLSQQTAKYALEASGGNPDSFAELENARDTIDSAVQRLVNGDTKTGMKPYADKNTTPTGRSVSKLADAWKQLDGDIGRILSNKATVLDSSQRADDLSKQLPLLNSNMEQVVNILQQRKGTSADEMLGASRQMVLADRIIRRVQEVLQGGESEQASADGLSRDAQNYGEVLNGLLQGNQGIGVQQIGDANARKIMEQMQGDWNKLSDPVAKLAAAASNIAEVKSAGNQASLDSSNVLLRANDLADQIGQLPVRRLFPNVGWGVVGAIGAVAFAILLVIQLVGDQRRRFRESTELNQRNQEAIMRLLDEMGSLAEGDLTVKTTVSEDITGAIADSVNYAIDELRTLVTTINETSEQVSSSAQETQTTARHLADAAQNQAHRISTATTAINQIASSMDDVSKNSAESADVAERSVQIASHGAEVVRETISGMDSIRDQIQETSKRIKRLGESSQEIGSIVELINDIAEQTNILALNAAIQAASAGEAGRGFAVVADEVQRLAERSASATKRIETLVQTIQSDTNEAVNSMEQTTAEVVAGARKAEDAGSALGDIERVSHDLSALIQNISAAARQQSIAATDISQSMNAIQEITSQTSQGASQTAESIGYLAQLASDLRRSVAHFKLPG
- a CDS encoding Hpt domain-containing protein; its protein translation is MRLQDHIDFTTLQWVKPELDETLALARQALESYVDNPGERQVMRSCADNLHQVQGTLRMVELYGAAMVAEEMETLAISLLEDHVRNREDAYAALMRGLMQLPDYLERLSSGHRDVPVVLLPLLNELRASREQEALSESALFTPNLDAPLPPQAPPAANPVDAQRNKADIGELRLHFQQQMLAWFRGQGAQHQLAAMRKTLTAITARCETIPGRRLWWIAAGVLEGLDHGMLKNHAAEVRQLIGRVDRSIRQLIEQGENNLQGGDADDLARKLLYIVAQSKQRSPQMALLAQAYNLDGLVPDEAELEHARGSMAGHNRALLDSVARALKDDLLRVKESLDLFLRQADADPSQLGAQAEVLERVGDTLGMLALNVPRRVINEQRRVLEEVASRLRSPDEESLLDVAGALLYVEASLDDHIESLGSESAPADEHTPAMLPRSEARHILATLMNEAVANTGKVKGGIVAFVESGWQHEQLNGMPALMDEVAGAMRMLSSPRPAQIAEGVGRFIGNELCVDQRVPSSAQMDQLADALAALEYYLEAAREHRGGLDHILDVAEHSLGGLGYWPPPLAKALPEPVEETHAHTEAPAPTLNEPVSVTHGEDATALFLGSSETPVPHAHDVTGLHLVETESRTHTPVESEGDDWVEIEEEVEEQVASADPLAATAGFQASTEGIDDDIREIFLEEMQEEINNLRQTQHVWMTDPAQIASLTPIRRSFHTLKGSGRLVGASTLGEFAWRVENMLNRVLDGTIQPHEGVQAVVGHAIEALPQLLAMLKDGVLPTAPLSAIMQAADQLAAGEQASVNQFVSSDGVQTVRRVVRRRVPRTEAAIEAIPAATHTDHSVAATQPVEEVAAFAQAIHEPVLPPVDPVLLEILRSEVAQYLQIIRNAANFAEGELPVEDGLLRAVHTLHGAIAMVEIPLLMHLLSPLESLLKRLRAAGQPLSIEGVRLLRQSADVVDEVMTQFDVSNPQLPDASALIERLEQLRDHQPEPQMAHVVFEPHHVEPAAVAHEPAHLEFNEPADAAHEAPVDGAETAQAEEAAHHDEPVLDENEAELLALLSAHEPEEAAESLDQEAVEPPAQHEPESSAEEDDFAALLASLEALEPEHHATALLGEETTSVEHHLDVEHPAANEPIDDTAIHALLNETPATADAGKVEETAVDEAHHIEHAVDEPVAETSHDVEPAAVEETSFEAEPAVAETTHETESVAADHVEHEAVEAASAGELISFGHIDPDLLEIFSEEAREILDDADGVLAKWHAEPTEVSHMNGLLRALHTLKGGARIAGVTPVGDLSHAIESLLERSHNIDPQHTVPLIGTLEAAFDQMHGLVQRVSQGRPIAYPQTMIELLQGGAETAAPAHETATEAPALEQHVEAPAPQPVSVLDLPSLLPAEEAQTEDTGRIAQEQIRVRADLLDSLVNNAGEVAIYRSRLEQQVSAYRFNLVELEQTVSRLRGQLRMLEIETEAQIIARFQREHREAGIGVFDPLELDRFSQLQQYSRALAESVSDLVSIQNMLDELTRQAETLLIQQSRVSSELQEGLLRTRMLPFDTMVPNLRRTLRQAAQEEGKSAQLYVEGAHGEMDRNLLDRIKAPFEHMLRNAVAHGIESPEERRKAGKSEEGAVRIRVAREATEVVIRVSDDGRGLDREAIRKRAIERGLVRSETRLSDDQLLALITQTGFSTASTVTQLAGRGVGMDVVANEIKSLGGSLAIESRQGEGTTFVLRLPFTLAVTQAILVRIGESNFAIPMTSVQGVARITPDELAQRLAEGDSQFEYNGEDYSIHDLAELLGLTSSHLGDEEQLPLLLTRSGELRAAIRIDAVIGSREIVVKSVGPQVSSVPGILGATIMGDGSVLVILDLAPLVRHGLNRREQRLAEGAEYATVAPVVIEDVRTRPLVMVVDDSITMRKVTGRVLERHEFEVETAKDGLDAIEKLHERVPDLMLLDIEMPRMDGYELAIQMKADPRFRGVPIIMITSRTGEKHRQRAFDIGVERYLGKPYQEAELLAQISEVLEQHAQEPVDE
- the gshB gene encoding glutathione synthase, which gives rise to MPHSVAVLMDPISAIKIVKDTTFAMLLEASRRGHQLYYMEQGDLALRDGTAWARLRPLTVKDDPSGWFTLGDARWTDMRELNTVLMRKDPPVDAQFIYDTMVLEAAQRAGVQVINNPQALRDCNEKLFATHFPQCMAPTLVAREPAELRRFVAEHGDAVLKPLDGMGGRGIFRVKAGDKNLNSMLETLIGGNSHGEGRQFAIAQKFIPQISAGDKRILLIDGEPVPYALARIPQGDEFRGNLAAGGRGEGVPLSDRDRWIAAEVAPDLRRRGLRFAGLDVIGDYLTEINVTSPTCVRELDKQFGLNIAGLLFDAIENSAA
- a CDS encoding chemotaxis protein CheW translates to MSASIAEQPQSPFEILARYERLSLAHASGTQERFEAPGLWRGIGYRAGSHLFVSGIEEINELLAVPTLTPVPGTKPWLLGVANVRGNLMPVIDLARFLFSERTLHSERTRLLVVRQGNGNVALMVDEVFGQRTVDAEQRRGAEPEEDPRLARFVDDRVDVDGQRLALFSMGRLVRAPDFRQAAA